In the genome of Hymenobacter cellulosivorans, one region contains:
- a CDS encoding M28 family peptidase — protein sequence MNKTSLYTLLLAACCATTAVAQQAPEKVKVKHKRGKTEAPAGSSTPDILPPAPKLPPQDADWSHVYGTSITQADLREHLTILASDAYEGRETGEKGQKMAADYIAKQFQSLGLTGPVQGSDNPYLQHFTMERSVWAGDATLKVGGQTYKWLTDFYAYGSSPFQTETTIQPVFAGYGIEQDGYSDYAGLDVKGKDVIVLLGEPMNGAGKSLLGKDGQGSKWGMDFRAKASKAAEKGARSVFFVDTTPGGFAKSAARMTPYMSRPTVTFVDSKETPRAAFFVSPAVAYKMLGTTAANLTKYESSVSKAGKPVASPLKPVKAMIKAPKKKDQFTTENVLGFLEGTDKKDEILVVSAHFDHIGIIGGQVHNGADDDGSGTVSVLELAQAFTKAKAEGHPQRRSILFLTVTGEEKGLLGSEYYTDHPVFPLAQTIADLNIDMVGRTDKDHEGKGDYIYVIGSDKLSSELHRINEEANQKYTQIDLDYRFNDPEDPNRFYYRSDHYNFAKHKIPVAFFFNGVHDDYHGPGDEVEKIEFPKMEKRARLVFHTAWELANRDNRIVVDSNKP from the coding sequence ATGAACAAAACCTCCCTCTACACGCTGCTCCTGGCTGCGTGCTGCGCTACGACTGCCGTGGCCCAGCAGGCGCCGGAGAAAGTGAAAGTGAAGCACAAGCGCGGCAAAACCGAAGCCCCAGCCGGCTCTTCGACCCCGGACATCCTGCCGCCCGCTCCCAAGCTGCCCCCGCAGGACGCCGACTGGTCGCACGTGTATGGCACCAGCATCACCCAGGCCGACCTGCGCGAGCACCTGACCATCCTGGCTTCGGACGCCTACGAAGGCCGCGAAACCGGTGAGAAAGGCCAGAAAATGGCTGCCGACTACATTGCCAAGCAGTTTCAGAGCCTGGGTCTGACCGGCCCGGTGCAAGGCTCCGACAACCCCTACCTGCAGCACTTCACGATGGAACGCTCCGTGTGGGCCGGTGACGCCACGCTGAAAGTGGGCGGGCAGACCTATAAGTGGCTGACCGATTTCTACGCTTACGGCAGCTCCCCTTTCCAGACCGAAACGACCATCCAGCCTGTGTTTGCCGGCTACGGCATCGAGCAAGACGGCTACTCCGACTACGCCGGCCTCGACGTGAAAGGCAAGGACGTCATTGTGTTGCTGGGTGAGCCCATGAACGGCGCGGGCAAGTCCCTGCTGGGCAAGGACGGGCAAGGCAGCAAGTGGGGCATGGATTTCCGGGCCAAGGCCAGCAAGGCCGCCGAGAAAGGCGCCCGCAGCGTGTTTTTTGTGGATACTACCCCGGGTGGCTTTGCTAAGTCGGCAGCCCGCATGACGCCCTACATGAGCCGGCCTACTGTCACGTTCGTCGACAGCAAGGAAACGCCCCGCGCGGCCTTCTTCGTGTCGCCGGCGGTGGCTTACAAGATGCTGGGCACCACGGCCGCCAACCTGACCAAGTATGAAAGCAGCGTAAGCAAAGCCGGCAAGCCGGTGGCCAGCCCGCTCAAGCCGGTCAAGGCCATGATTAAGGCGCCCAAGAAAAAAGACCAGTTTACGACCGAAAACGTGCTGGGCTTTCTGGAAGGCACCGACAAGAAAGATGAAATCCTGGTGGTATCGGCCCACTTCGACCATATCGGCATCATTGGCGGGCAGGTCCACAACGGGGCCGACGACGACGGCTCGGGCACGGTATCGGTGCTGGAGCTGGCCCAGGCCTTCACCAAGGCCAAGGCCGAAGGCCACCCGCAGCGCCGCAGCATCCTGTTTCTGACCGTAACGGGTGAGGAAAAGGGCCTGCTGGGCTCGGAGTACTACACCGACCACCCCGTATTCCCACTGGCGCAAACCATTGCCGACCTCAACATCGACATGGTGGGCCGCACCGACAAGGACCACGAAGGCAAGGGCGACTATATCTACGTCATCGGCTCCGACAAGCTTTCCTCCGAGCTGCACCGCATCAACGAGGAAGCCAACCAGAAGTACACCCAGATTGACCTGGACTACCGCTTCAACGACCCCGAGGACCCGAACCGCTTCTATTACCGCTCCGACCACTATAACTTCGCCAAGCACAAGATTCCGGTGGCGTTTTTCTTCAACGGCGTGCACGACGACTACCACGGCCCGGGCGACGAAGTAGAGAAGATTGAGTTTCCGAAAATGGAAAAGCGCGCCCGTCTCGTGTTCCATACGGCCTGGGAACTGGCCAACCGCGACAACCGCATCGTGGTAGACTCCAACAAGCCCTAA
- the msrB gene encoding peptide-methionine (R)-S-oxide reductase MsrB gives MQTWNDVIRLANHGSPAPERRVEKTDAEWKQQLTAEQYHVTRQHGTERAFTGEYCEAHEAGLYACVCCGTPLYDSRTKFESGTGWPSFTQPVQENAIRYKKDTSYGMTRVEVLCNVCDAHQGHVFPDGPAPSGLRLCINSAAIKLVTEQQEA, from the coding sequence ATGCAAACCTGGAACGACGTTATCCGGCTGGCCAACCACGGCAGTCCGGCCCCCGAGCGGCGGGTAGAGAAAACCGACGCCGAGTGGAAGCAGCAGCTGACCGCCGAGCAATACCACGTCACGCGCCAGCACGGCACCGAGCGGGCCTTCACCGGCGAATACTGCGAAGCCCACGAAGCCGGCCTCTACGCCTGCGTGTGTTGCGGCACCCCGCTCTACGACTCGCGCACCAAGTTCGAGTCGGGTACGGGCTGGCCCAGCTTCACCCAGCCGGTGCAGGAAAACGCCATCCGTTACAAGAAAGACACCAGCTACGGCATGACCCGCGTGGAAGTGCTCTGCAACGTGTGCGACGCCCACCAGGGGCACGTGTTTCCGGATGGCCCCGCCCCCAGCGGCCTGCGCCTGTGCATCAACTCGGCCGCTATTAAGCTGGTAACCGAGCAGCAGGAAGCCTAA
- the sdaAA gene encoding L-serine ammonia-lyase, iron-sulfur-dependent, subunit alpha yields MSLLFTDFASWKAHCEATGQPLYQPVLDYEVEQKGRVEADIWPGLQRAYDVMRDAVKTGLTEDMTSRSGMINNGAKKIAASPVTVLSPEFKQLITRALGAKEVNSCMGRVVAAPTAGASGILPGVLVTIQDLHRLDDHKILEGLLIAAGIALIIEQNASLAGAVGGCQAETGSAAAMGSGAIVYCLGGTIDQVFAAVAITIQCMLGLVCDPVAGLVEVPCVVRNASAAAIAFSSAQIAIAGVDPVIPVDQCVAALGEVGQSMETRYKETALGGLANTTRGREIEKMVLVQDVNILPDEDHE; encoded by the coding sequence ATGTCCTTGTTATTCACTGATTTTGCTTCCTGGAAAGCTCATTGCGAGGCCACCGGGCAGCCGCTTTACCAACCCGTACTCGACTACGAAGTCGAGCAGAAGGGGCGGGTCGAAGCCGATATCTGGCCCGGCCTGCAGCGCGCCTACGACGTGATGCGCGACGCAGTAAAAACGGGCCTGACCGAAGACATGACCTCCCGTTCGGGCATGATAAACAACGGGGCCAAGAAAATTGCGGCCTCACCCGTGACGGTCTTGTCGCCGGAGTTTAAGCAGCTTATCACCCGCGCCTTAGGGGCCAAGGAAGTCAACTCGTGCATGGGCCGCGTAGTAGCTGCGCCTACCGCCGGAGCCTCGGGTATTTTGCCCGGCGTGCTGGTTACCATTCAGGACCTGCACCGCCTCGACGACCATAAGATTCTGGAAGGCCTGCTGATAGCAGCCGGCATTGCCCTCATTATCGAGCAGAATGCCTCCCTGGCCGGGGCCGTGGGCGGCTGTCAGGCCGAAACCGGCAGTGCCGCCGCCATGGGCTCGGGCGCCATCGTCTACTGCCTGGGCGGTACCATCGACCAGGTATTCGCCGCCGTGGCCATTACCATTCAGTGCATGCTGGGCCTGGTTTGCGACCCGGTGGCGGGCCTGGTAGAAGTGCCCTGCGTGGTGCGCAACGCCTCAGCGGCTGCCATTGCCTTTTCCTCCGCCCAGATTGCCATTGCCGGCGTCGACCCCGTAATTCCGGTGGACCAGTGCGTGGCGGCCTTGGGCGAAGTGGGGCAGAGCATGGAAACCCGCTACAAGGAAACAGCCCTCGGCGGCCTGGCCAACACGACCCGGGGCCGGGAAATCGAGAAAATGGTGCTGGTGCAGGACGTGAACATTCTGCCCGACGAAGACCATGAGTAA
- a CDS encoding NAD(P)H-hydrate dehydratase, with product MRILSAAQTRQADQATIQEEGISSVALMERAATAFTQWLLARLSPTEAGDTLIFCGPGNNGGDGLVIARQLHLAGFVVQVFGLPADTYSADFETNRQRLPAGLALQTLALDALPPIAPGSLVVDALFGTGLSRPLAGLAAAVVEHLNQARARIVAVDMPSGLFADMPQPADSPIVRARHTVSFELPKLAFLLPQNAQYVGQWHTVPIGLSRQFQAQAEGKLYFVDATLLAGRLPKRAQFGHKGTYGHALLLAGSRGKIGAALLATQACLRSGVGLLTVRTPAVGYDILQTAAPEAMALTDPASDFISELPELSPYSAIGIGPGLDKADETKLVLEQLLRETKVPLVVDADALNMLRANPGLLQLLPPDSILTPHPKEFERLAGPARDDYHRLELLREFCQQHRCYTVLKGAHTCLGTPTGELYFNSTGNPGMATGGSGDVLTGILTALRAQHLPPLDTALLGVYAHGRAGDLAARHTGEAGLIAGDLTRFIGPALQELTTPDAF from the coding sequence ATGCGCATTCTCTCCGCCGCCCAAACCCGCCAGGCCGACCAGGCCACTATTCAGGAAGAAGGTATCAGCTCCGTCGCCCTGATGGAGCGAGCCGCCACGGCCTTCACCCAGTGGCTGCTGGCCCGCCTGAGCCCCACCGAAGCCGGCGACACCCTGATTTTTTGCGGCCCCGGCAACAACGGCGGCGACGGGCTGGTAATAGCCCGGCAGCTGCACCTGGCCGGGTTTGTGGTACAGGTATTCGGGCTTCCCGCCGACACGTACTCCGCCGATTTTGAAACCAACCGCCAGCGCCTGCCCGCCGGCCTGGCGCTGCAAACGCTGGCTCTCGACGCGCTGCCGCCCATTGCCCCGGGCAGCCTGGTCGTTGATGCGCTGTTTGGCACGGGTTTGTCGCGCCCGTTGGCGGGGCTGGCGGCCGCGGTAGTCGAGCACCTAAACCAGGCCCGGGCCCGCATCGTGGCCGTGGATATGCCCTCCGGTTTGTTTGCCGACATGCCCCAGCCCGCCGACAGCCCCATCGTGCGGGCCCGGCACACGGTAAGCTTCGAGCTGCCCAAGCTGGCATTTCTGCTGCCCCAGAATGCCCAATACGTCGGTCAGTGGCACACTGTCCCGATTGGGTTGAGCCGGCAGTTTCAGGCCCAGGCGGAAGGGAAGCTATACTTCGTGGACGCTACGCTGTTGGCAGGTCGCCTACCCAAACGGGCCCAGTTCGGACACAAGGGCACCTATGGACACGCCCTGCTGCTGGCCGGAAGCCGGGGCAAAATAGGCGCCGCCCTACTAGCTACCCAAGCCTGTCTGCGCAGTGGCGTCGGGCTGCTCACGGTGCGCACCCCGGCCGTGGGCTACGACATTCTGCAAACCGCCGCGCCCGAGGCTATGGCCCTCACCGACCCGGCTTCCGACTTCATCAGCGAGCTGCCCGAACTAAGCCCGTACTCGGCCATCGGTATCGGCCCGGGCCTGGATAAAGCGGACGAGACCAAACTGGTGCTGGAGCAGCTGCTGCGCGAGACCAAAGTACCCTTGGTCGTTGACGCCGACGCCTTGAACATGCTCAGGGCCAACCCGGGACTGCTCCAGCTGTTGCCCCCCGATTCTATCCTGACGCCCCACCCCAAGGAGTTTGAGCGCCTGGCCGGCCCGGCCCGGGATGACTACCACCGCCTGGAGTTGCTGCGTGAGTTTTGCCAGCAGCACCGCTGCTACACCGTGCTCAAAGGGGCCCACACCTGCCTGGGCACGCCCACCGGGGAGCTGTACTTCAACAGCACTGGTAACCCCGGCATGGCCACCGGCGGCAGCGGCGACGTGCTGACCGGCATCCTGACGGCCCTGCGCGCCCAGCATCTGCCGCCCCTGGATACGGCCTTGCTCGGGGTGTACGCCCACGGCCGGGCCGGCGACTTGGCCGCCCGCCATACCGGAGAAGCGGGCCTAATTGCCGGCGACCTGACGCGCTTTATCGGTCCTGCCTTGCAGGAGCTGACCACACCGGACGCGTTTTAG
- the ispF gene encoding 2-C-methyl-D-erythritol 2,4-cyclodiphosphate synthase, whose translation MKIRTGFGYDVHQLQEGLPFWLGGIQVPHTHGAIGHSDADVLIHVICDALLGAANLRDIGFHFPDTDPQYKGIDSKRLLAEVMRLLRERGYSIGNIDSTICLEAPKVNPHIAQMQQVLAEVMQIPVEDISIKATTTEKLGFVGKREGVAAYASVLIMQP comes from the coding sequence ATGAAAATCCGCACTGGCTTCGGCTACGACGTGCATCAGCTCCAGGAGGGTCTGCCCTTCTGGCTCGGCGGCATTCAGGTACCGCACACCCACGGCGCCATAGGCCACTCCGACGCCGATGTGCTCATCCACGTTATCTGCGACGCGCTGCTGGGCGCGGCCAACCTGCGCGACATCGGCTTCCACTTCCCCGACACCGACCCGCAGTACAAGGGCATCGACAGCAAGCGGCTGCTGGCCGAGGTAATGCGCCTGCTGCGCGAGCGGGGCTACAGCATCGGCAACATCGACTCCACTATCTGCCTGGAGGCGCCCAAGGTGAATCCCCACATTGCCCAGATGCAGCAAGTGCTGGCCGAGGTAATGCAGATTCCGGTCGAAGACATTTCCATCAAAGCCACCACCACCGAAAAGCTCGGCTTCGTGGGCAAGCGCGAGGGCGTGGCCGCCTACGCCAGCGTCCTGATCATGCAACCCTAG
- a CDS encoding LutB/LldF family L-lactate oxidation iron-sulfur protein translates to MTKVAQFLTDSEHKAFDLEHRRKIRFNIGKYNAAVQTGLGWYHDHELARERASYLKATAINNLDHYLLEFEKNFTKRGGKVIWAQNAEEALSEIGKIMQRKKARTVVKAKSMTTEEIHLNKYLGKNGIDSVETDLGEFIVQLNGERPYHIVTPAMHLSKKDIADIFVKHLKIEPTDDAQKLVLTARHLLRSKYTSAEVGVTGGNFLLADIGGIAVTENEGNARLSATFPKTHIAIVGIEKVIPSVHDLDLFWPLLSTSGTGQQVTVYNTIYTGPRQPLEKDGPEEMYVVLLDNGRTNLLAQPDKREALHCIRCGACLNVCPVYKNIGGHTYEATYSGPIGSVITPHLSGLQENKHLSFASSLCGACSSVCPVKINIHNILLKNRQQSVQAGYSDKEEQRAIKLWLYGMKHRWLWDMAPVSGKNWVLSRLLGQTGWSKRREAVQVAPKTFRQLWKERK, encoded by the coding sequence ATGACCAAAGTTGCCCAATTCCTGACCGACTCCGAGCACAAAGCCTTTGACTTGGAGCACCGGCGCAAGATTCGCTTCAACATCGGCAAGTACAACGCCGCGGTGCAAACCGGCCTGGGCTGGTACCACGACCATGAGCTGGCGCGGGAGCGGGCTTCCTACCTCAAGGCTACCGCCATCAACAACCTGGACCACTACCTGCTGGAGTTCGAAAAGAACTTCACCAAGCGCGGCGGCAAGGTTATCTGGGCCCAGAATGCAGAGGAGGCCTTGAGCGAAATCGGCAAGATTATGCAGCGCAAAAAGGCCCGCACCGTGGTGAAGGCCAAGAGCATGACCACCGAGGAAATCCACCTCAACAAGTACCTGGGCAAAAACGGCATTGACTCGGTCGAAACCGACCTGGGCGAGTTCATCGTGCAGCTCAATGGGGAGCGGCCCTACCACATTGTAACGCCGGCCATGCACCTTTCCAAAAAGGACATTGCCGATATCTTCGTCAAGCACCTCAAAATCGAGCCCACCGACGACGCCCAGAAGCTGGTGCTCACGGCCCGTCACCTGCTGCGCAGCAAGTACACCTCGGCTGAAGTCGGCGTCACGGGCGGCAACTTCCTGCTGGCCGACATCGGCGGCATTGCCGTGACCGAAAACGAGGGCAACGCCCGCCTCTCGGCCACGTTTCCCAAAACCCACATTGCCATTGTGGGCATCGAAAAAGTCATTCCCAGCGTCCACGACCTGGATTTGTTCTGGCCCCTGCTCAGCACCAGCGGCACCGGGCAGCAGGTCACGGTCTACAACACCATCTATACCGGTCCGCGCCAACCCCTGGAAAAGGACGGGCCCGAGGAAATGTACGTGGTGCTCCTCGACAACGGCCGCACCAACCTATTGGCCCAGCCCGATAAGCGCGAAGCCCTGCACTGCATCCGCTGCGGAGCCTGCCTCAATGTGTGCCCGGTCTACAAGAACATCGGCGGCCACACCTACGAGGCCACCTACTCCGGCCCCATCGGCTCGGTGATTACGCCCCATTTGTCGGGCTTGCAGGAAAACAAGCACCTGAGCTTTGCCTCGTCCTTGTGCGGGGCCTGCTCGTCGGTGTGCCCGGTCAAGATCAACATCCACAACATCCTGCTCAAAAACCGCCAGCAAAGCGTGCAGGCCGGCTACTCTGATAAAGAAGAGCAGCGGGCCATCAAGCTCTGGCTCTACGGCATGAAGCACCGCTGGCTCTGGGACATGGCCCCGGTGAGCGGCAAGAACTGGGTGCTGAGCCGCCTGCTGGGCCAAACCGGCTGGAGCAAGCGCCGCGAAGCCGTGCAGGTAGCACCCAAGACCTTCCGCCAGCTCTGGAAGGAGCGTAAATAG
- a CDS encoding M28 family peptidase: MKTLLFSLVLTASAASKILAQPNAPTAQPASGAALTYSAAITPELLREHLAELAADAYEGRETGHPGQVKAAQYLTRQFELLGLRGPVSGAASAYQQLFGLVGTTPTGPGTFRVGTTTFVGGRDFVSFGSASFPEPAAPADPVFRGFGIETDSYNDYAGQPDVRGRDVVVLQGEPNNGLGRYLLSGTKQDSDWSSIFRKAALARDKGARSLTVITYSSVASFAKMTKSLTPDLAEATYSLTTPVPQPTDYELLVQTPPPYINLLLTNGPLGAALLGTTLSALWRYDVDCYKLKKPATAFRPVACTVELPQKREELTSANVLGFLEGTDKKDEVLVISAHYDHIGVQHDTIYNGADDDGSGTSAVLALARAFTKAKAEGHGPRRSILFLLNSGEEKGLLGSEYYAGHPVFSLSQTIADLNIDMIGRTDKAHLGKPNYLYLIGASRLSTELHLINEEANTQYAHLRLDYKYNDKKDPEHLYYRSDHYNFARHGIPIIFYTSGLHQDYHKATDDVDKIEFGRLAERAKLVFFTAWELVNRDSRPQLDVAKP; encoded by the coding sequence GTGAAAACACTCCTATTCTCCCTTGTACTAACGGCCAGCGCAGCAAGTAAAATCCTGGCCCAGCCGAACGCACCCACCGCTCAGCCGGCCTCCGGGGCGGCGCTTACCTATTCGGCCGCCATTACGCCCGAGCTGCTGCGGGAACACCTGGCCGAGCTGGCTGCGGATGCCTACGAAGGGCGCGAAACCGGACACCCAGGCCAGGTGAAGGCCGCTCAGTACCTCACCCGGCAATTTGAGTTGCTCGGCCTGCGCGGGCCGGTAAGTGGGGCCGCCAGTGCGTATCAGCAGCTGTTTGGCCTGGTGGGCACCACCCCGACGGGCCCCGGCACGTTTCGAGTGGGCACTACCACGTTTGTGGGCGGCCGGGACTTTGTCAGCTTTGGCTCGGCCAGTTTTCCGGAACCAGCCGCCCCGGCCGACCCTGTCTTTCGGGGCTTTGGCATTGAAACCGACTCCTACAACGACTACGCCGGCCAGCCCGACGTGCGGGGCCGCGACGTGGTGGTACTGCAGGGTGAACCCAACAACGGCCTGGGCCGCTACCTGCTTTCGGGCACCAAGCAGGACAGCGACTGGAGCTCCATCTTCCGCAAAGCGGCCCTGGCCCGCGACAAAGGCGCCCGCAGCCTGACGGTTATTACCTATTCATCCGTAGCCAGCTTCGCGAAAATGACCAAGTCCCTGACTCCGGATTTGGCCGAAGCCACGTACTCGCTCACCACGCCCGTGCCCCAGCCCACCGACTACGAGCTGCTGGTGCAAACGCCCCCGCCCTACATCAACCTGCTGCTGACCAACGGCCCCCTGGGCGCGGCACTGCTGGGCACTACCCTGTCGGCCCTGTGGCGCTACGATGTAGACTGCTACAAGCTCAAGAAGCCCGCCACCGCATTTCGGCCGGTGGCCTGCACGGTAGAGCTACCCCAGAAGCGCGAGGAACTGACTTCTGCCAACGTGCTGGGCTTTCTGGAAGGCACCGACAAAAAGGACGAAGTGCTGGTCATCTCGGCCCATTACGACCATATCGGCGTGCAGCACGACACGATTTACAACGGGGCCGACGACGACGGCTCAGGCACGTCGGCGGTGCTGGCTTTGGCCCGGGCCTTTACCAAGGCCAAAGCCGAAGGCCACGGCCCACGGCGCAGCATTCTGTTTTTGCTTAACTCGGGTGAGGAAAAAGGCCTGCTGGGCTCGGAGTACTACGCCGGCCACCCGGTTTTTTCGCTTAGCCAAACCATTGCCGACCTCAACATCGACATGATAGGCCGGACCGATAAAGCCCACCTTGGCAAGCCCAATTACCTCTACCTGATTGGGGCCAGCCGGCTGAGCACCGAGCTGCACCTTATCAATGAAGAGGCCAACACCCAATACGCCCACCTGCGCCTCGATTACAAATACAACGATAAGAAGGACCCCGAGCACCTCTACTACCGCTCCGACCACTACAACTTCGCCCGCCACGGCATCCCGATTATCTTTTACACCAGCGGCCTGCACCAAGACTATCATAAGGCTACCGACGACGTGGACAAGATTGAGTTTGGTCGGCTGGCCGAACGCGCTAAGCTGGTGTTCTTTACGGCCTGGGAGCTGGTCAATCGTGACAGCCGCCCCCAACTGGACGTCGCCAAGCCCTGA